The stretch of DNA ttctggttacgaacttaattcgttccagaggtctgttcttaacctgaaactgttcttaacctgaggtaccaccttagctaatggggcctcctgctgccgctgcacaatttctgttctcatcctgaagcaaagttcttatcccgaggtactacttccgggttagtggagtctataacccgaagtgtttgtagccCGAGGTGTttgtagcccgaggtaccactgtacttttcatTGGCCAGTTACCTCTGAGTATTTTATAGGGGAGAAACATTTTGCCTTCTCCCACCACTGATGGCACaaatgtttttttccttcttctaggGAGCTGTGCTGCGCAAACTTTCCATCACACTTGTATCCTTGCTTTTGTTCCTGACCCTTACGAAGAGCTTCCCGGCGACTTATATTGTAGATAACCAGTTCATCAGCAAGGCTTCGTTCTGGTCGAGACTTGGCTTCCTATATGTTGCCATGCAAGCTTCAAAGCCAAAATACTACTTTGCATGGACACTCGGTAAGGTTGacattctgcttcttctttttaaaatgtatacacaCTCTTGAGGTTGAAGTGATGTTTCTTTTCATTCATTCGGATAGCATGGCTATATCAACGCATATAAACTCATGGAACAAGTGTGATGAATTGCTACTCTTGCTGCTGGGGTATTGGTGATAGAAGTAGCCATGGGAGGGGTGCCAGGAACTGCTAGGAAAATAGTTCAGCCGCCACAAGCTTCTGTGCCAGACAGAACAATTCCCCGTCTCCCttctccatgtgctgttctgtgggttctcccaaccctactCCCAAGTCAAGAAGGGGCGtgcggggggaggagagagggagaaagtccCGTTGCACTAGTGGGAGCCcctgcactggcttctgctagtgggGCTCATTTGTTGAATCCCATCCTTTGTTTCTAACCTGCCCTATATCTCGTGGCCGCCTACAATCCATACATTGACAATACCATATACAACCATAAAATCACAACAGTGTGAAGGGAGGGCATTACATAGAACCATAGacctgtagagttgtaagggaccctgaaggtcatctagttcaagccCCACAGGCAATGCAATTTGAAACCATCCTGGacactgcttagctttgcaaatgtgctagcagtttcatTGCTGCAGCACTACATAGCTAGACGTTTCagaagcccctcccccccacaacagaTTTCATGATCAGAAATTGTGATTAGAGAGACACAAATGTTGACCAATCTGAGCAAAATGTAAAGAATATAAGGCATGGCAAAGTCCCAATATATGGGACGTATCTCAAGAATTATTGTTCTTTAGGCATGCTTACATTCTCTAGACTGTCCCTTCCTTTTTCAGTTCACTAGAATGTCATATATCACTATTCTGGGTAAGGATGGCGGGGGACTTAGattaaattcacatttaaaagcaaacttgcTGAATTTGCACTTTCTGGGACAATTcataaacacagccatcctttgaaatcgccacttctctgaattctgcagtaCTGTTCTCCCTTCAAGTAATGCGTATCAAAAAATGCATGCgctaggataaagtgtgcataaaaagtcCTATcatagtgaaaatagcatacaaaaatgcattactttaGGAAACATGGatttacaaaaatgtatgtattaggaGAAACGTGCAGTAAAATACAGTACTattgaattttcataaggacttctTTCAATTAATTTTGCAAGTTGATGGCataatgtggagaaccaaatttaaaGACTGGAAAAAGGGTAACCGAGAGagactgaaattgacaaattgaCACCCATCCCTAATTCCCTGTCACCCAGCCCCTCTACTTTCTAAAGCAAGGGACATCTGCCTCTTCCCACCCACAATTCCACCTGTGTAGTCCACACCAGAGCTGTCCCACAGGCAGAGTGCAGTGCAGCACAGAAAGGTTTGTGCAGAGTGCTTTATTACTCATGCAAGTGGATGATACCCACAGTAGTGCCTTGAGGGAAAGGTGAGCTGCAGGTTAATCCACACACTGCTGTGCCCAGAGCAGGGTGCCTCCAACAAGACGAGCCAAGCATCTTCATTCTTCCCTGCTGCGGGTATGACACAAGGAACTAAGTTTGCATTTTCACTTTTACTAGAGTTCCTCCAAGCCAACATTTATAGCAGTGTTTATGTAATCTAAAGGTTCTGGTCATGGTAACCTCTGCATGAAGCTGGAAAAATAGAAAAGCTTAtgtatgtaaaaaagaaaaaagaaaatgtgttacATAAGCAATATAGGTTATTAGACGGCATTGGAGAATAGCTGCTTAAGTTGGAAATAAAAATGTAGAATTGGGTGTCTGGAACAACCAGGGCTGTAAACAACATTTTGCCTTGCATTGTGGTTTTTTGGGGACAGCAGCGGTCTCTTCTGAATGGCAGTGGCCGAgacttctcctttttcttcatcTTGGACGCCAAAATATCATTTGGGCAGCAGTGGCCTCTCCTCGCTTTCTTAACAACTTTTATCTAGTGACACAGAATAGCCTGTTGATCAAATAAAGCTGCTGCTAAGCAGTTCTTGCTTGTGAAGTAGGACAGGCATGCTTTTGTGTGAGAGTCAATTACTGAATTCTCTGCTcatgaaagggaggggggagagataagtTCATTTTTGTCCTAATGTTAACTGCTGAACTTTAGTTGGAATCGAAACTAAGAAGCCAGTCTTTAAAAGTGCTCTGCTAACGCAAGCTCCAGTGAAGTGGCTTTAATCAGTGGGCGATCAGAGCTTTGAAGTTGCTTCTTCGGAAGCAGAGATGCTGTGGCAGAAGTcgataatcttcttcttctttggtgatcacttgtagccgagtaagattgtcttccataaacacggttggAACAGTGAGAGAAGGTCACCCGCCgcatcatcaccttgtcgtggtgagtgggcttgcacgttcctatgacccttgcgAGCGAAGCCGTTGggagtctcgtactcccagcagggtcacaggtcaaaggggaggagctagacaaagaatgacccaagaagtcctcaacggcagaacaagCAGTGtgttacaacagctgtgaaggcggatgaaggctgcagcggATAAGAATCTACCAGTTGTGATACTCGTGCCATCAGAATAGAGCCTGACTGTGAAGACTGTGCATTgatcagcgtgcactgatctacacacataaaacaaattcatgcacaggcgtcttccaaaaaaaGAAGTCTGTAATATTGGGTTCATGACTGTAgtgccaaattcatggagggtaaggctgtctatggctactagctatgatggctatgctctgcctccacagttgaagaagtaatgcttctgaataccaggctgctggaaaccacagagtgtggggtggggagcaggtccCGCTTGCAgttttcccacgggcatctggttggccaatatgCAGGCAGGACGCTGCACAAGATTGGCCGTTGTCCTGATCCAAgaggctcttcatatgttcttgcATTACAGTCATAATTTCTAAATAAAGTGGGATGAGTTTCTAAATGAAATGTCACTGGTCCAGACTAAGTAACTTGAACTTTTGCTTGCAACCAAAGGGACTCAACTTCATAATTGTTACCTTtctgcattgatttcagtgggacccaACTTATTTATTCTGGATTCAATCCATTATGTTCTTCTTACACAGGTAGTCATTTTAGTAACTGACATTTTATGCAGTACTCTTATGAAATTGCGGCTTCTGCTCCAGTGAACAGTGCTTctgctggtagagcatgagactcttaatctcagggccatgggttcaagccccacactgagcaaaagattcatgcattgcagggggttggactagatggccctcatggtcccttccgactctacagttctgtggttctgcGACTAGTTCCAAATACCCAAAGAGGCTTTGAAGCtcctgttatttttaaaaaataaatcttagtATGTGGCATGGAGAGATCAAACAGCAGCTCTCCATGCCTCAAAGGAAGGCTCTTTTAAACCAAGAGGAATTTCATATGGCATTGTAGTTTCtttgtggtatgtgtgtgtgtgttggaattaAGGGTCCCACTGGTCACGCCAAAGTCCTTGGGCATGCATAAAACAGGTCTTTGGATTTCAGCCTAAGACTCTTGTTTTTTGCAATTACAGCAGATGCAGTCAACAATGCAGCGGGCTATGGTTTCAGTGGTGTTGACAAAACAGGCAATTTCCACTGGGACCTTCTGTCTAATTTGAATATCAGGAACATCGAGGTaagtttaaaagaaaacatcatgagAAAGGAATAACATGAGCCTGATAAGATAATTACATCCAGTGACAAATTAGTATTGCTACACAGATATGCATGCAAAcagaatttattttgtattttagatGATCAGAAacatttttggtgtgtgtattaaattttaaaaatgtaaaaccacaaataagtcgctgctgctgcttttaaatagAAACTCATGACCATGTCTTACCCTTGGCTTGTTAACTTGAAGAATTTGAACTCAAATATCTGACATTTTCAGCAAGGGCTTCTTGTTATGCACAGTTCTGTTGTAAAAAGCAGTAATCTTACCCTTCACATAAAAAATTATACTGATAAATTCTCTAcaagggattattattttaaatgaaatatgGATTGTGAGAATCCATACAGTTTAAGGATGGATTCCGATCCTAACTTAGTAGTAAAGCCCACTGAATTTAATTTGGCTTATATGTGaataggcatggttaggattgtgctgtaaaacaAACAGTAACCTCTGCATTTACCATCTAGGATTTTGCTGGTGTAAAAAGGTTGTGCTtcttatcttttaaaataaattgcaaacctCAACTCTGTGTACTACTTACGATAAATTACAGACTTCAAAGTTCTAGGGTGGTGAAAGAAGCACAGGCAAAGCATTTGAATCCAATAGGTGAGGATGAGTTGGACTGACATTTTTAACGTGAATGCAGACCAGTAATGAGCGGGGCTTTCCTCTTTCCTAGATGGCAACgagttttaaaatgtatgtagAAAACTGGAATATCCAAACCACTGCCTGGCTCAAACGGTAAGAGCAATGTACTCGAGCTGCTTTTACACTATTTTGATAATCCTCCCCATCTGGCCATACATTTAACATTTGTCACTGAAGCCTATCTCTACACTAAGGGTTCATCCCTCTATCACAGGGCTGAGcggtttcccccttgccccactcctttcctagGGAAGAATccactctttagctctaaatcggTGCAAACGTCAATCCGGGAGAAAcccgaattgctgtttgctccaattaagTGTTAAAGAAAGAGCAGTTTCCTCCGGGGAAAAGCAGCGGGACAAGAGCAACTGTGAATAAGCCCTAAATCTTTCAGACAGCTATGGGAGACATCCAATGacatgtgcaatgggactttcagcttctctttctccctgccgTACACCCTCATAATCAGCTCCAGGGGGTCCCCTAAGTTTCAGAACAGATTGaggaggggatgcagggggaagaaaaagagacaGTGCTGTTGCACTACTTGGACCTTCCCCTGTATGTTTTTCTAGGACTCCAATAATGTTAGATAAGACGTGTGTCCTTCACTGGGCACTCCTAGCTAGGTCAGGTAGGAAGCTACAAGCACCAGCTCCTTCCTGCTAGTGCCACCCTTGCATGTGAAATTGCTTCTTCAGGGAGTCCTAGCAGGCCTGCTTACTTACCATTATTGGAAACTGGTTTAATACCTCATTGTGTGGTCAGGCATTTGATTTTGCTGCTATCCCAACTGGTTGCTGATGTGGTGGCTTAAGGTTTTAATTTTcatgttgtggttttatattgtaagaTATCTCAGGGTGCCTTTTCAGATCTGTTAGGCAAGATATAAAATTAAAATCACGGTAATGCTTTGTTTATATCAGCTTGGGCTGCTGTCACCACTGCTTTCTGTGTGACTGAGTTAAATAGGTTGAATTTTTACATCAATCCCCCCCCAACAAagcctttctttttccccctctctcattgCACAATAGAGTGTCAGAGTGATTTTGTTAATTCGGAAAGTGATTAATTCTGATTCCGCATGCCTACAGACGCACAACAAAATTCCTTCCCATGGAAAATAGTTCTATTCAGTAATATACAGTATTGTTTGCCATGTATAAAACCTGTTTGGATTTCTACAAGTCACACTCATGacttacatttaaaaacataatcagaaagtgtgtgtgtgtgtgtgtgtgtgtgtgtgtgtgtgtgtgtgtgtgtttctgctgctgctgcaaaaataaaataaaattctatacATGCCAAAAATCTAGAAACTTGTCATCAATACTTCTTTtgaatttctcttccccccccccaaaaaaaaacacttcaatGAGTTAAAGCAAGGAAAGTGTGTCAAACTATAAGGAATTCAAATGGGAGTTTTTTGTCTGGAAAGTAAATGTTCTGCCTGCCTATGGACTAATGCTTTTTAAATGTAAGATGCCCTTTAAGATGTCTCTAGATATGAAAATCTGGGGTAGAGAAATGACAGCATTATAAGATCCGAAGATTTACTGCCATGAAAACAGGTTTCGCTAGTTGAAGCGTGTCTTGTCCTTAATCAGAAGCGACTCGCCCATTGGGGTGGAGCTGCAACAAGGTGCTTCCCAGCAGTGGGGCTCCTGCTGCTAGTTACTAGGAGGGGCAAGGGGTCAGGGAGGTCTGCCTGGCACAGTGGCAAAAGTGTTGCATTGTCCCTGTCAGCGCCCCCACACCAAGCTGACCTCTCTGCtgcctcacccctggccacctcCCAACAAGTGGTAGTGACCCCTCTGCCAGGAAGCTAAGGTTGCTGCTTCTCCATTCTGGGGAAGCCAATTTTGTCCTCTCGTATAAGTACGCTTTTGAAATGCCTGCCTTCTGGCGTAGTTATGAAGTCAGCTTCGAAAGTGTTTGAGATGCAATCCACATGCTATTATCTTGGTTTTGCTTTTCTTCCCAGTGTGTGCTACGATAGAGCTCCGCAGTACCCTACAGCTTTAACGTTCCTTCTGTCCGCTGTTTGGCATGGCGTTTACCCCGGATATTATTTTACATTTGTCACTGGGATCTTTATGACACTAGCAGCCAGAGCAGTATGTatctcctttccatatttttttttaaatgggtgcAATCTGAAATGTAACTACCTCAGTTTACAatcacaattggttccggaagtctgtacttaaaatgaagcgtacttaacctgaagtgaactttcccattgaaagaaatggaaagtggattaatccgttccagacgatgaaaaacaccccctaaaacagcaatttaacacaaattttactgtctaatgagaccattgagccataaaatgaaggcaataatcaatgtgttgtactataaaataaatcagacagtattttaggtgtatttaacatttatttcttacctgggctgatgatagtccttgtttggatgggggctcggggtcctcttccacaatcacaatgccttcgcggaggccgggccttcgctccgatgcctcctggaggccagGCCTTCACCCCGGGCCTCCGCGAAAGCACTGTAGCGTccaatgccttcgcggaggcctccGGAAACCTtggtttacttacttccgggttacaatagttcataaactgaaaattcgtaaaccgaggtgttcgtaaactgaggttccactgtattcacacTCTATTCTCTTCAGGTCATTGGAACGTGGTTGTGGGCATGAATcctattggttttcagagttttcTCTCGAATATACCGACCtgcctctgcctgaaaccccacgTTTTCTGAGCTATCTCACACTTGACCTATTTATGGGCCATGCTTGCTATCCCTGCCCCCATTGCCAACCTCCCACCGCTCTCCGTGtgttgggtggggtggagatctCAAGCAGGGAGCCTGCTGCATTCATGTAGGCTTATCATGCCTGGTTATAAATGTGTGTACAGAGACTCCCTGCTTCAGACCCCACCCCTACACATAGTACATTGAAGGACCAGTCGGGGTGCAAAGGCATGATTGTAATTGCTTGATGGGAAGATatccaaaaggaaaaggaaattcgCTTCCTGGAAATCATATATCATCACCATGTtcctaccacacacacaaaaaatgacaGCAGTGTCTGCTAAAGAATCAGAAACTTGAGAAGGATTTGACTGCAGTTCCTGGTAGTTGTGGTAGCTTAGATGGTTCCCCTCTCTTTCTTGTCTCTCCTGTGACTGCTCCCGGACATTTATGTAAGCTTGGTATTCTGCTTTGACTGTACAATTTGGGGTGGTGGGTGTGCATTCATTTGTATGCTAATTATTGCATTGGCTTTGGCCTTTCGAGATGTCTTTTACTGAATCTTTGTacttcacagtgcaatcctatgcatgcctgctAGGAAATATGTGtgtataagactgcagccttagccACTTCTTCCAGTTCTGTGCAGCTGCTGTTCTCCTCAGTTTCTTGCTGAGACACTTCTTTCTTATTTAGTGAGAGGAAAGAAGAAACCAAATATTCCTTATTGGTATACCAGACCACATCATGATTAAGTGGATAGGACAGCAGCCATTATGTGAAGAttgcttttaaactttttttttggccTTTTTTAAAGGTCAGGAACAATTTCCGGCATTTCTTCGTCTCCCCAAAGCCTCTCAAAACGGGCTATGACATTGTGACCTGGTTGGTAACTCAGCTCTCTGTCTGCTATACCGTTGCACCATTTGTTCTGCTAGCTGTTGAGCCTACAATTAAATTATACAAGTAAGTCACCACCTATTATTatagctgttttaaaaaaaatattggggttGCATCAGGCCATAGCTTTTTCAGCTTTGCCAGCCTTTAGTAGGATGTGGTGAAAATTTAAAACTGAACTCTTGATGGAGTGTAGACTTATTAAATCTCCAGCTCAGGGCCCAAACATACAAGGTTAGGTTGGGCAGGTAGACCAGGGCACTTTATAGAAATCTCGACATTGCTTTGAGAGGCATAATGGTCTGCTCcccttttcaaaatattttgctttaGTGGTCCAGGAAGAGCTACAACCCAATATGTTGCATCTCAGTGAAAAACAATCACTACTCATCATTATAGGTTGTTTTAACGTGACTTCCACTTGCTTTATATTCCTTGCTACTTCTTTCTTTGTCCCTTACAGGTCACTGTACtttcatatgcacattttatgtgtACTTGTGTTGCTGGTCTTGCCAATCAGATCTCAGAAACACATGAAAAGGCAGCGGCTTCCCATTCAAGGCACGCACAACTCTGACATAAACGAGAAAGCAAAATGATACCTCAAAAGGGAATCGTCGCTCCTCTTCTGTGAGCTGGAAAAATGGGTATGAGCAATATATCATTGCAGTGGCTTAATTTAAGAAACTTTTTAAATGGACAGAAAGGAAATGGACTGATTAGCAGTTAAGACTTGTTACTGGGTAATGTTTACATCCTTGATGGGTGAAGAtaatatattttttgtaaactaaaGAGAATAATGGAGTGTCTTTAatgtatttaacaacaacaatctttattacggtccatagacccatcaattcgttaccaagcgatacacagctgggacaccccgccctcaaaccactcagacatcttactcaaattcggaataggaaacattagttcttgtgaccaccgataaaaactttgccactgctagtgttctggcatttgaccggtcttccaataggaacctgatatagaaatcctctgattttcctgggagcaaggctagcaggggtgaaatcacttcagccctagcttgctcaaacttcccacagtgcagcacaatgtgttttatagaatctacatcatgggtgcacgagcacagtctttcctggtagggtactcctctcatcctgccctccagcactgcagaggggaaaacattcagtcttgcttttgtgaacagccttcggtagtttggcactgtcaagttttgaatataggctgctggcttaaagacatgcccatattgtactcctactgccaatggactgcagatcgcaagtgattgatgtcgtagatcactgtgtgaattatcccaaagtctttgctttaaggtctttagggcaccttcatatcccaggcaaaagagttgggtgggtgacagacctaaagcagtggcttttctcgccatggttttctgccattggctgatgtattcctcattgttcaggtatttatacagtccctccccaagttcaaatactacaatcttgagccaatgttttagtgcagcccaccatgcctttgttgaaattgggcattcacccgtttctagcaggagtatggaatttcgcacacaattgggcacctgaagcaaggatcgaataaattgtgcttggaagccatctagcttaggcaggtccccattctgccagacatttgctgcgtacaggatttgggggacagtttttgcattgaatacttttagagctgccggtacatacttgccgccctttgtatggaagaatcagagtatggctagttttgtaatctccgccttttgaagggaggtttgccagtggtacttccatgatcttgtatggtggaatgttagtcctaaatagctgaaatgtttaatctgttcaagttcatggccatccagcgaccagtttaaccgggaaaagcttctttcaaatactaagatttttgatttttcataatttattgttaagccatttccaagacaatattcagaaaatttcatcaacaggtatttcaaacccggtctggtgcgtgaaattctggccgcgtcatcagcataaagcagcaagggggtccttcttatacctatttttggaaggtgaccatctgcgtccattaggcactcttctagatcatttaggaataagcaaaacaatgttggggccaggacacaaccctgtcgaacccccctactcatttcgatattatttgatagctgtccctgctgaccgcatcggacctgcagtttggttccgttatatagggcttttataagaaagaggagacgcttgtcctgtattatctgatctaacttggtccacaaatgggatctggggacagaatcgaatgctgacttcagatccataaatgccacaaagagcttgccctgaagcggcctggtatatttttcggctaggaaagacagcattaggcaatggtctgtggttgagtgattctctcgataggctgcctgggcttcagataggatgttatattcattaagaaaagttgtcagtttattacttaggaagcaggcatacaacttcccaattactgatagcaggctaattggcctgtaatttgaGGGTTCTTTAGGGTCGCCTTTCTTGAATATTGGGACGACTATAGCATGCTTCCAGCTTTGTGGTACTTTGCCTGAGCTGTTTACCACTGTGAAAAGGGCCGCCAAAAGCGGAGCCCACCAGAGCTGGTTGGATGTTATAAGTTCCGCTGGTATAAAGTCTTTTCCCGGGGCCTTGCCATTCTTCAGTTTCTCCATTAATGTATAAATTTCCTCCACTGTAACTGGTCTCCAAAgaggtaacagtgccagttctgcactgTCAGCTTCCTGAGAACCGATGGTAAGGTTTGAATTAATGTATTTAAATTCTTGCACACGTCTATCATCTCTTAAAGTTAATTTTAATTATCCAGTGCTTCTGAGATGTAGGGAAAGATAATCATTGGGGGTtagctgtcatggactggctagatGCAGAGGAGTAGTGGCGGGCACTAGcttgggaacccccaagggaacccccagtaGAAGAATGCTCAGAGtgaggggactggtggtgggatgacagtgagtggtcagaggaagaagagggagcagactggggggaggaggtgtcggaagttGAAGAGGCAacagtttagtgagcagggagaggccATGGCAGAGACAAGTCCTGAGTCAGAGGCAGGAAAGGAGGCTCaagaggaggcggggggggggcaagaggcagtgatcaggcaggctgctgaagaagccagggagtctctccccccccaatctcccagaacacaaagaggaatgaagagggcagagcaaagagagacaagatgaaTGAGTTTCAGGTTGCTTGGGAAGGTCCCAGGGGAGGAGGATACTTGGGCAAATGTGGGAAGACCTTCACTCCCCACAACTGCCCTCATTcaggcaagatctactgggaagagttgccgTCCTGACTCAACCTGagctgttttttatttcattgtatgaaacgttaacttcactgacatcttgtgagttattgctgacctgatCCCGACGCCCACCTTGACATTTGCAGATGGGGGTGCCCCAAGATTCAGAAtgtttttcttcccccacccccacataaaACAATTAAAGGCAAAAAAGTAACTTGTAGTGTGTGCCTGTCATTCCCAAATGATGGGTTGCAAGGAATTTCATGGGTGGGTTCCCTGAATGCACCAAAAGCTGCAAAGGATTTGTGATTCATGGTCAACAGGTGTGGGGACCAGTAGGCCCAGAAAGACAGTACATCCATGCAAAAAGGAAACTTACATAGGTGGGTCCTGTTTggtaaaatgttttaagaaacaTTAACCTAGAACAAACGAAGTGCATGCTGAGTGATTGGAAATAGGCATTAGGAAAGGGAAGATCATGGAGCAGGCTGGCTGTGGTTGCCCATAAAGATGTAAAGTCAGGTACAGACTGTCTGAGGTGAGAAATGTGGACTAGACAGGGTTTGAAAAGAGAATGACAGGCTTTTCCAGAACACTTCCTGTTTGACCTGTTTTCTATGCTAAGCTTgggtgatttctctctctctccccccccccctgccactgaactcCATAATCTTTTCCTGATACTACAAACTTTTCAAATGTTGCCTGCATTCATTATTTCATGATAGCGTTTGCCGAACGAAGATAAATTACTTTGGCACTTGGAAAATAACTCAGGGAACTTGGTGCGAAGCACTTGACTTAACCTTTACGGAATATGCTTCCTAATAGTCAAAACGATGCTTTTAGGTTTTTAAAACGTAAATGGTTAATCCctgttctttccatttttaaataataTGTTTTCTTTATGAAGGGAACGGgataaattaaaaaatggaacTGATGCAAACCTAGCCCTGTAAGTTTGCTTCCTTGTCACCTGCCTACTCTTAGCTCATAAGTGCTTCTCTCTGTCTTCCCACCTTGTCACCTATAACCTATCCCAATTCAGAAAGCCTACTGAGCCTCAAGGATGGAGTGCCCTGGTAGTGAAAGACATGGGTGTTGCACCTGTCTACTACTTAGGCGCAATGATAATCTTTTTGCCCATGTGGGTTCCACATTGCACCCACACTTCTGTTCTTTTAAAGTCCTGTTTGGCTACATGCTTCAGAGCTGAATTTGCTTTGATagcttttttgctttgttttacagTGGGAAAGGTATTAAAATTCTGTATAAAGTTGAGGGATGAAAAAACGCTTTCCAGTTTCTGGTTGGAAAGGCGAGGGGAAGCTCTGAACTTAATGAGCTGGACTTTTCCAAATCAAAAGATCAATGTGAAAGTCGCATTAAATCACCTTTTAAAAGGCGCAAGTGAAGCA from Zootoca vivipara chromosome 8, rZooViv1.1, whole genome shotgun sequence encodes:
- the MBOAT1 gene encoding lysophospholipid acyltransferase 1; translation: MAEAARIPYRTTGSTLLHPLSDFLGIPPDQVNFVACQLFALLAAFWFRLYLSPSHASSAVRHAFATIFGVYFAVFCFGWYSIHIFMLVMISYSILNVANIPNIHRYSFMVAMGYLTLCHISRIYIFHYGILTTDFSGPLMIVIQKITTLAFQVHDGIGRKAEELTAEQNLLAIKTRPSLLEYLSYQLNFLSIIAGPCSNFKDYIAFIEGRHVQMKLSEISWKQKGHDGLPDPSPVGAVLRKLSITLVSLLLFLTLTKSFPATYIVDNQFISKASFWSRLGFLYVAMQASKPKYYFAWTLADAVNNAAGYGFSGVDKTGNFHWDLLSNLNIRNIEMATSFKMYVENWNIQTTAWLKRVCYDRAPQYPTALTFLLSAVWHGVYPGYYFTFVTGIFMTLAARAVRNNFRHFFVSPKPLKTGYDIVTWLVTQLSVCYTVAPFVLLAVEPTIKLYKSLYFHMHILCVLVLLVLPIRSQKHMKRQRLPIQGTHNSDINEKAK